In Sphingobacterium zeae, one genomic interval encodes:
- a CDS encoding NAD-dependent epimerase/dehydratase family protein, with product MKIALIGGSGFVGTRLTDLLIHTTDHEIVIIDKVISEKYPQLTRIGNVQDRDALCGLLQGVHQVVLLAAEHRDDVTPVSKYYDVNVNGIENTLYAMQANAITRIVFTSSVAVYGLGKENPSEAAAVAPFNHYGKSKLQAEQVLEKWYAAHADWNIQVIRPTVIFGEGNRGNVYNLLQQIASGKFMMIGKGDNQKSMSYIGNIVAFIAYLISDQCTGYSLYNYGDKPDLTTNDLVYYTGKVLGKHIPTLRIPYSLGLMGGYAFDALAFILRRKLAISSVRVRKFCAVTQYDSSKALATGFQPPFALQEGLRRTLESDFSAYIKVNNQFASYENG from the coding sequence ATGAAAATAGCTTTAATTGGAGGATCCGGTTTTGTGGGAACAAGACTGACCGACCTCTTGATCCATACCACCGACCACGAAATCGTGATTATCGATAAGGTAATCAGTGAAAAATATCCGCAGTTGACCCGTATCGGCAATGTGCAAGATCGGGATGCGCTGTGTGGTCTACTTCAGGGGGTACATCAAGTGGTGCTCCTGGCCGCAGAACACCGGGATGACGTTACCCCGGTATCAAAATATTACGACGTCAATGTCAATGGCATTGAAAACACACTTTACGCCATGCAGGCCAATGCAATCACACGTATTGTTTTTACGAGTTCTGTTGCTGTATATGGACTGGGTAAAGAAAACCCAAGTGAGGCGGCGGCAGTAGCGCCCTTCAACCATTATGGGAAGAGCAAGCTACAAGCCGAGCAGGTGTTGGAGAAGTGGTACGCAGCGCATGCCGACTGGAACATCCAGGTCATCCGGCCCACGGTCATTTTTGGCGAGGGCAATCGCGGCAATGTCTATAACCTGTTGCAGCAGATCGCCTCCGGTAAATTTATGATGATCGGAAAAGGAGACAATCAGAAGTCGATGTCCTACATCGGCAATATTGTGGCATTTATTGCCTACCTGATTTCGGACCAATGCACCGGGTACAGTCTGTACAATTATGGCGATAAGCCCGATCTCACAACCAATGATCTGGTGTATTATACCGGTAAAGTACTTGGTAAGCATATCCCCACATTACGCATACCTTATTCGCTGGGTCTTATGGGCGGCTACGCTTTTGATGCCCTTGCTTTTATCCTGCGCCGCAAATTGGCGATCAGCTCCGTTCGGGTTCGCAAATTTTGCGCCGTTACACAATATGATTCGTCCAAGGCGCTAGCGACCGGATTCCAGCCTCCTTTTGCGTTGCAGGAAGGTCTTCGCCGTACGCTAGAAAGCGATTTTTCAGCCTATATAAAAGTCAACAATCAGTTTGCGAGCTATGAAAACGGTTAA
- a CDS encoding lipopolysaccharide biosynthesis protein — MELKKQVATGAIWVFMDQFGVQLVSFVVNLVLARLLMPADFGTIALFNVVINICSVLINGGMSSSLVRTQSVDERDLSTVFWFNMATTALLYLLVFIAAPWIGQFYQLPILSPIIRVYSIVLIIDSFVHVQAVLFDKKLDFKTTFKVRLPSVIVGGVAGIGFALAGMGVWSLVYSALLQNLLYTLQYWFYSDWRPTFTFDRDKFNTHFAFGIRLTLSALLNVIFNNVYSIVIGKRFSETTLGYYNRAESLKNLPINNISTALNKVTYPLFAKFSNDDQQLRHAYRRVLKLVIFIIAPTISLMVIAAEPIIRLLLGAKWLPAVPYFQLMALGALFQPIHNYNLNVLQVKGRSDLYLKLEIIKKICIVIAVVVGLRYGIFGLIWGQVAVSVASLFINTHYTARFLDYSMRQQLSDLLPSIFVSCALGCAVWWGTALLPYELTDGMEAFLLFSSYIVAFATVCWLIQLEEYRFFCGILRSVWKKRIKI, encoded by the coding sequence ATGGAGCTAAAGAAACAAGTCGCAACGGGAGCAATCTGGGTATTTATGGATCAATTTGGCGTACAGCTGGTGTCCTTTGTGGTCAACCTGGTGTTGGCCCGCTTGCTGATGCCGGCAGATTTTGGGACGATAGCACTTTTTAATGTGGTGATCAATATATGCTCCGTTTTGATCAACGGCGGAATGAGCAGTAGCCTCGTTCGGACGCAATCGGTAGACGAACGCGATCTATCCACCGTTTTTTGGTTCAATATGGCGACGACAGCCTTATTGTACCTGCTTGTATTTATTGCAGCTCCCTGGATCGGCCAGTTTTATCAGTTACCCATCTTGAGTCCCATCATTCGGGTCTATAGTATTGTGCTCATCATCGACAGCTTTGTGCATGTACAGGCCGTGCTATTTGATAAGAAACTGGATTTTAAAACCACCTTCAAGGTGCGTTTACCGTCGGTTATTGTGGGCGGGGTGGCAGGTATTGGCTTTGCGCTGGCAGGAATGGGGGTGTGGTCATTGGTCTATTCAGCCTTGCTGCAAAATCTGCTGTATACCCTGCAGTATTGGTTTTACAGCGACTGGCGGCCTACCTTTACATTTGACCGCGATAAATTTAACACGCATTTTGCTTTTGGTATCCGGCTAACCCTCTCTGCGCTGCTCAACGTTATTTTCAATAATGTGTATTCCATTGTCATCGGCAAACGATTTTCGGAAACAACCTTGGGCTACTATAACCGGGCTGAGTCGCTGAAAAATCTACCGATCAACAATATTTCGACCGCATTGAACAAGGTCACGTATCCCTTGTTTGCCAAGTTCAGCAACGACGATCAGCAGTTGCGCCATGCCTACCGGCGTGTGCTCAAGCTGGTTATCTTTATTATTGCCCCTACGATCTCGCTGATGGTCATTGCAGCCGAACCCATTATCAGGCTCTTGCTCGGTGCAAAATGGCTACCTGCGGTCCCCTATTTTCAGCTGATGGCCTTGGGAGCCCTTTTTCAGCCCATTCACAACTACAATCTCAACGTATTGCAGGTTAAGGGGCGGTCAGATCTTTATCTCAAGCTCGAAATCATTAAAAAGATCTGCATCGTCATCGCTGTGGTGGTGGGATTGCGGTATGGCATTTTTGGTTTAATATGGGGGCAGGTGGCCGTTTCTGTTGCCTCCCTTTTTATCAATACCCACTACACGGCCAGGTTTCTCGATTACTCGATGCGCCAGCAGCTGTCTGATCTGTTGCCCAGTATATTCGTATCGTGCGCCCTTGGCTGCGCAGTCTGGTGGGGCACCGCACTGCTGCCCTATGAGCTCACGGACGGGATGGAAGCCTTCCTGCTTTTCTCCAGTTATATCGTGGCATTTGCTACGGTATGCTGGCTCATTCAATTGGAGGAATACCGTTTTTTTTGCGGCATACTCCGCAGTGTATGGAAAAAACGAATTAAGATTTAA
- a CDS encoding beta-1,6-N-acetylglucosaminyltransferase, which translates to MAHNEFDVLQKLVHCLDDKRNDIYIHFDQKVAQLPELSTQHARLCVLNARVDVHWGDVSVVAAEYRLFETAAAQQQYAYYHVLSGVDLPLKSQDEIHAFFAAHQGQEFIGFQKGNCDKEIDRKVRRIHFYPNRFRAGKGLSAYWYRAARAFSLRLQGLFGLYRNQDVIFKKGTQWVSVTDAFVRYLLTHKSAVLKMYRHTFCSDEIFIQTLCWNSRFRLKRHHTNSEYHDCQRMIGWHKGELTEWTSADFDRLIASDLLFARKFNGKNMELVDRMVERVCGKQTSNSTVVQ; encoded by the coding sequence TTGGCGCATAACGAGTTTGATGTCCTCCAAAAATTGGTGCATTGCCTGGACGATAAGCGCAACGACATCTACATCCATTTTGATCAAAAGGTAGCGCAATTGCCCGAGCTCAGCACGCAACATGCGCGGCTTTGTGTATTGAACGCACGCGTTGATGTGCATTGGGGCGATGTTTCTGTGGTGGCGGCAGAATATCGGCTTTTTGAAACCGCTGCTGCACAGCAGCAGTATGCTTACTACCATGTATTGTCGGGCGTAGATCTTCCGCTCAAAAGTCAGGATGAGATTCATGCTTTTTTTGCGGCACATCAGGGGCAGGAGTTCATCGGTTTCCAAAAGGGCAACTGCGACAAGGAGATCGACAGAAAAGTACGGCGGATCCATTTTTATCCAAACCGATTTAGAGCCGGCAAGGGTCTTTCTGCCTACTGGTACCGGGCTGCACGTGCCTTCAGTTTGCGCTTGCAGGGACTGTTTGGCCTATACCGCAACCAAGATGTGATCTTCAAAAAAGGTACCCAATGGGTCAGCGTGACCGATGCATTTGTCCGTTATCTCCTGACCCACAAAAGTGCAGTGCTCAAGATGTATCGACATACCTTCTGTAGCGACGAAATCTTTATCCAGACCCTTTGCTGGAACTCCCGTTTTCGGTTGAAGCGGCATCATACCAACAGCGAATATCACGATTGCCAACGGATGATCGGCTGGCATAAGGGCGAACTGACCGAATGGACCAGCGCCGACTTTGATCGCCTGATTGCTTCCGATCTGCTGTTTGCCCGCAAGTTTAACGGAAAGAACATGGAGCTCGTGGATCGGATGGTCGAACGGGTATGTGGTAAACAGACTTCAAATTCAACTGTAGTACAATGA
- a CDS encoding MraY family glycosyltransferase: protein MNSLELMKYGTVLLPFLCAMLLSWGMLPYILLISYRKRLFDPVDSRKLHQHIVPRLGGVAFAPIQCCILVITFVSLYKLNIGNIDLQVASWIILPSMALLVCGLVILFMIGIGDDLIGVSYKWKFVAQIMVGCLLPLSGVWINDLYGLGFVIGIPAWLGMPLTVFVVVLIINAINLIDGIDGLCSGVVTIGLAVLGALFAYYGAWLHAIFAFITVAVLLPFFYLNVFGTTRRRRRIFMGDTGSMTLGFSIAFLVVSFSMNNHFIKPFSDGAIVVAFSTLIVPVLDVARVMFVRWRIGKPIFKPDRNHLHHKLLRAGLSRHSALLFILLMTLLFCLFNIVAVRYVSNNLVVLVDLLFWGGFHYLFNVLEKRQLIARLQLFINL, encoded by the coding sequence ATGAACAGTTTGGAGTTAATGAAGTACGGCACTGTGCTATTACCTTTTCTATGTGCGATGTTATTGAGCTGGGGAATGCTCCCCTATATCTTACTGATTTCCTACCGGAAGCGTTTGTTTGATCCAGTTGATTCCCGGAAGCTTCACCAGCATATTGTCCCGAGACTGGGTGGGGTGGCTTTTGCTCCCATTCAATGCTGCATCCTTGTCATTACTTTCGTCAGTTTATACAAACTGAATATTGGTAATATCGATCTGCAGGTCGCTTCGTGGATTATCCTGCCGAGTATGGCCTTGTTGGTCTGCGGTCTGGTTATCCTCTTTATGATCGGTATTGGCGACGACCTGATCGGGGTGAGTTACAAATGGAAATTTGTCGCCCAGATTATGGTAGGCTGCCTGCTGCCACTGAGTGGTGTATGGATCAATGACCTGTATGGACTGGGGTTTGTTATTGGTATTCCGGCCTGGCTGGGTATGCCGCTTACGGTATTTGTCGTTGTGCTGATTATCAATGCCATTAATCTGATTGACGGCATCGACGGTCTCTGTTCGGGTGTGGTAACGATCGGTTTGGCTGTTTTAGGAGCTTTATTCGCTTATTATGGCGCCTGGTTGCATGCCATTTTTGCCTTTATCACGGTTGCCGTGTTGCTTCCATTTTTCTATTTAAATGTCTTTGGGACGACACGTCGGCGTCGGCGCATCTTTATGGGCGATACGGGAAGTATGACGCTGGGTTTTTCCATTGCTTTTCTGGTGGTCAGTTTTTCCATGAACAACCACTTTATCAAACCCTTTTCCGATGGTGCTATTGTGGTCGCTTTTTCCACCCTCATTGTGCCGGTGCTGGATGTGGCCCGGGTCATGTTCGTACGCTGGCGTATTGGTAAGCCGATCTTTAAACCCGATCGCAATCACCTGCACCACAAGTTGCTGCGGGCGGGATTGAGCCGCCATAGTGCCCTGCTCTTTATCCTGCTGATGACGTTGCTGTTTTGCCTATTTAATATTGTGGCTGTACGCTACGTCAGCAACAACCTGGTTGTGCTGGTCGATCTGCTCTTCTGGGGGGGCTTTCATTACCTGTTCAATGTATTGGAAAAGAGACAGCTCATTGCCAGACTGCAATTATTTATCAATCTATAA
- a CDS encoding capsular polysaccharide synthesis protein, translating into MKKSIVKTAWSMLREQKILRKHRKVAAFWNQMIAREAAGQLEHFPLRAKMDLPANKVIWQYWGQGTQPDRLPDVVKLCFQSVDTYRGDYTVIRVDDNTLPQYLDIPDFIGSKRKADIISRTFFSDIIRLALLQVYGGVWLDATILLTDELPAEFCEQDYFVYQRDAQEPYTDYWKNSYAYYWGWHEDHQVKMLNSIIFAKKGHALLGQLCQLLFNYWKAADGALDYFFFQILHEQLLPAGKSAGQGLHVSDVYPHLLQTKLSGGNYPMAYSDIFLRTSLHKLTYFPEDTIAQLQQILRQTKTAAPARKEDS; encoded by the coding sequence ATGAAGAAGTCGATCGTAAAAACAGCCTGGAGCATGCTCCGTGAACAGAAGATCTTGCGAAAACACCGCAAGGTGGCTGCGTTCTGGAATCAGATGATCGCGCGGGAAGCGGCCGGGCAGCTCGAACATTTTCCACTTCGAGCCAAGATGGACCTCCCTGCCAATAAAGTGATTTGGCAATATTGGGGACAAGGTACACAGCCCGACCGCCTGCCGGATGTCGTCAAGCTCTGCTTTCAGTCGGTGGATACCTACCGGGGCGACTACACCGTCATTCGGGTAGACGATAATACGTTGCCACAATACCTCGATATACCTGATTTTATAGGGTCAAAACGGAAGGCAGATATCATCAGCCGGACATTTTTTTCGGATATTATCCGTCTGGCGCTGCTGCAGGTTTATGGCGGTGTGTGGCTCGACGCCACCATTCTATTGACAGATGAGTTGCCCGCCGAGTTTTGTGAACAGGACTATTTTGTGTACCAGCGGGACGCGCAGGAACCCTACACCGATTATTGGAAAAATAGTTATGCCTACTATTGGGGCTGGCACGAAGATCATCAAGTAAAGATGCTCAACAGTATTATTTTCGCCAAGAAAGGGCATGCACTGCTCGGTCAGCTGTGTCAGCTGCTTTTCAATTACTGGAAAGCTGCAGACGGGGCACTCGACTATTTTTTCTTTCAGATTTTGCACGAGCAGCTGCTGCCCGCTGGAAAATCGGCAGGGCAGGGCCTCCATGTGAGTGATGTTTACCCGCATCTCTTGCAGACCAAGCTGTCGGGCGGCAATTACCCAATGGCCTATTCCGATATTTTTTTGCGGACCAGCCTGCACAAGCTAACGTATTTCCCCGAAGATACCATCGCTCAACTCCAGCAGATTCTGCGCCAGACTAAAACGGCAGCGCCCGCTAGAAAGGAGGATAGTTAA
- a CDS encoding polysaccharide pyruvyl transferase family protein → MKTVNLIYWDGKNFGDALSPRLVEELTGLPVQYKSWDPSAMARLKNLSMQLIRFRFSAFHNILWPSQASLIAVGSVIRWGNRKSSVWGAGFMNADDPFGGGRVYAVRGKYTSQKLEAMGYPRCDTFGDPAVLLPLWIRGKEKKTKQLGVIPHWKEVDAFREKFGTDINLIDFRTVDVERIIDEITDCAYILSSSLHGLIVAHAYGLPALWIKMGYIDTDGFKFDDYFSSVDIPSYNGFDQLDDILTSESGWRSLFASHWEKAHSQIDLSALQRRLLAAFPLPLKPKYQALTKQLA, encoded by the coding sequence ATGAAAACGGTTAACCTGATCTACTGGGACGGAAAGAATTTTGGCGATGCGCTTAGCCCGCGTTTGGTCGAAGAGCTGACAGGCCTTCCCGTGCAGTATAAAAGCTGGGATCCCTCGGCGATGGCCCGATTGAAAAATTTGAGTATGCAGCTCATCCGTTTTCGCTTTTCCGCCTTTCACAACATTCTTTGGCCATCGCAGGCCTCCTTGATTGCGGTGGGATCCGTTATCCGCTGGGGCAATCGTAAATCGTCGGTTTGGGGTGCAGGGTTTATGAATGCCGATGATCCGTTCGGAGGTGGACGCGTGTATGCCGTCCGCGGCAAATATACCAGTCAGAAGCTGGAGGCCATGGGGTATCCGCGCTGCGATACCTTCGGTGACCCGGCGGTGTTGCTTCCGCTCTGGATTCGCGGCAAGGAAAAGAAGACCAAGCAGCTCGGCGTAATTCCACATTGGAAAGAGGTCGATGCTTTTCGCGAAAAGTTTGGAACCGATATCAATCTAATCGATTTTCGTACGGTCGATGTGGAACGTATTATCGACGAGATTACAGACTGCGCGTATATCCTTTCCTCTTCTTTGCATGGGCTGATTGTTGCCCACGCCTATGGATTACCGGCATTGTGGATCAAAATGGGCTATATCGATACCGACGGATTTAAGTTTGACGATTATTTTAGTTCCGTTGATATCCCTTCCTACAATGGATTTGATCAGCTGGATGACATTTTGACCAGCGAATCGGGTTGGAGGAGCTTGTTTGCGTCCCATTGGGAAAAAGCACACTCTCAGATTGATCTGAGCGCGCTGCAGCGCCGGCTTTTAGCGGCTTTCCCCCTTCCTTTAAAACCAAAGTACCAGGCGCTGACCAAGCAACTGGCTTAA